From Bos indicus isolate NIAB-ARS_2022 breed Sahiwal x Tharparkar chromosome 4, NIAB-ARS_B.indTharparkar_mat_pri_1.0, whole genome shotgun sequence, the proteins below share one genomic window:
- the LOC139182648 gene encoding ATP-binding cassette sub-family A member 13-like, translating into MDLNKTEEVIEKLESLHQQPHLWDFLLLLPRLYTNTFHIANGVLAGGHLLHAVLTSLSALEDLDWLPLNHTFFRVSEMVLKAAVSTLASLQESGAMATESGYSLSVKELMWDPQKVQADLKSQFGFDDLHAERVLNYSADLDKIPTDGSLEQMLCSALSGSSEDEDDGEGRPADCDPQWSAAKDYLVQAVSRLHLYRQVFDQQWKGSLFQQVLAGIGRGLEALRTQSGEGSQPWKVVRALQAALLLLNDSMAADGPEGSHTPTRILLYMQRLQRVLRKLPPGPALTRLLQLDGALRSAGAQDLHLVREILICLEASANNSRSHGPGQSKLEKDMLFKELKQLLMNKNASSLCLGGCLLETGVPLRPRVAGVQEAFGGLTCGPLPSSEASALHKLLGSVQDSVSTHHLASSGPWELIPEVDSLKISILELWFYEAAADVVEPQLPRDPRPCLAALGGCVPHLAKIYLMLNGSPQEHPGLSPGHICFPVSGSTSSCKCHSGWSRVLRSVSGGPSYSSSGQSLSHLLQAVITGHTSMPVSIPEDAPDWQDLGAQLQEASLPCTRLLRLLRADVSAADCADQLFSTV; encoded by the exons ATGGATCTCAATAAGACCGAGGAAGTGATTGAGAAGCTAGAGAGTCTCCACCAGCAGCCTCACCTCTGGGACTTTCTGCTTTTACTGCCAAGACTCTACACAAACACCTTCCACATTGCAAATGGCGTCCTCGCGGGAGGACACCTACTCCACGCGGTTCTGAC GTCCTTATCAGCTCTAGAAGATTTAGATTGGCTGCCTCTCAACCACACCTTTTTCAGGGTCTCTGAAATGGTGCTAAAGGCGGCTGTTTCAACGCTGGCATCCCTGCAAGAGAGTGGAGCCATGGCCACAG AGTCAGGTTACAGCCTGTCCGTGAAGGAACTGATGTGGGACCCACAGAAGGTTCAGGCTGACCTGAAATCCCAATTTGGCTTTGATGACCTTCATGCAGAACGAGTCCTGAATTACTCTGCTGACCTAGACAAG ATCCCCACAGACGGTTCCCTGGAGCAGATGCTGTGCTCAGCCTTGTCTGGCTCCTCCGAGGATGAAGATGATGGAGAGGGTCGCCCTGCAGACTGTGACCCTCAGTGGTCAGCGGCCAAAGACTACCTGGTCCAGGCGGTCAGCCGGCTGCACCTCTACAGACAG GTATTTGATCAGCAGTGGAAAGGCAGCCTCTTCCAGCAGGTCCTGGCGGGGATTGGCCGTGGCCTGGAGGCACTGAGGACTCAGTCTGGGGAGGGGAGCCAGCCCTGGAAGGTGGTCAGGGCTTTGCAGGCCGCTCTCCTCCTCTTGAATGACAGCATGGCAGCAGATGGCCCCGAAGGCAGCCACACACCTACCAGGAT ATTACTGTATATGCAGAGACTGCAGCGCGTCCTCCGGAAGCTGCCCCCGGGGCCGGCCCTGACGAGACTGCTCCAGCTAGACGGGGCTCTCAGGAGCGCAGGGGCCCAGGATCTACACCTCGTCCGAG AAATCCTCATTTGCCTCGAGGCTTCTGCCAACAACTCTAGATCCCATGGACCTGGCCAATCGAAACTGGAAAAGGACATGCTTTTTAAGGAGTTAAAGCAG TTGCTGATGAATAAGAACgcctcttctctctgccttggTGGGTGCTTGTTGGAGACGGGAGTTCCCCTGCGTCCCAGAGTGGCTGGCGTCCAGGAGGCCTTCGGGGGACTGACCTGTGGTCCTCTCCCCTCCAGCGAGGCCAGTGCTTTACACAAGCTGCTTGGGTCTGTGCAGGACTCTGTGAGTACCCACCATCTGGCCTCTTCCGGGCCTTGGGAGCTCATTCCTGAGGTAGATTCACTGAAGATATCCATCCTGGAGCTGTGGTTTTATGAGGCAGCTGCTGATGTCGTCGAGCCCCAGCTGCCCCGGGACCCTAGACCTTGTCTGGCCGCCTTAGGAGGTTGTGTGCCCCACCTGGCCAAAATCTACTTGATGTTGAACGGATCTCCCCAAGAGCACCCAGGACTGTCCCCAGGTCACATCTGCTTCCCTGTATCCGGCTCCACTTCCAGCTGCAAATGCCACAGCGGGTGGAGCCGTGTCCTGAGGTCAGTCAGCGGTGGTCCGAGTTATAGCTCCAGTGGCCAGAGCTTG AGTCATCTTTTGCAAGCAGTCATTACTGGGCACACAAGTATGCCAGTTTCAATACCAGAAGATGCCCCGGACTGGCAGGACCTAGGGGCACAGCTGCAGGAAGCGAGCCTGCCCTGCACTCGGCTCCTGCGGCTACTGAGAGCTGATGTCTCTGCTGCTGACTGTGCGGACCAGCTTTTCTCCACAGTGTAA